One Citrus sinensis cultivar Valencia sweet orange chromosome 5, DVS_A1.0, whole genome shotgun sequence genomic window, tatgcCCTACGAAACTCTTACCAAATTTTAGTTGTACTTTCTAGCCCGATTGTAGAAATCCTTACTCGATGTGCTTCACCATACAATATGTCAACTTAATTTTACTTAAACTTACTCGACTTcgatttgtaaattttatgcCTAAATTTTTGTCCACAAATTGGTCCCAGTTCCATGCTTCTTCGGCTTGGGTGATCCCACCAAAACCATTACGTCCATTCAAAAGGGTTCCACGTTGAGTGCACGAAATCCACAAGTTTGATTGACCAGAAATAGCCAAAAAAGCTGATGAAACCCACGTTCAAAGATGCCTTTTGTCGCGGAGGCCTAGACACTACCCCCATCCCCTCTtaccatatttttttaaggcaAATGCTGagttataataattgtaacatatattttttatgtgaatCACATAAATTATGAGTCTTATAATTTTGTGTGGTTCACATGAGAGATATATGGtacaattattataacttaaaggctcccattttttaattgaagagGCTatgattgaattgaaaaattattattcaaaatcccaaaatagaaaaagaaaagcaattgTTGGAAACACAATCGGAGTTTTAAATTGACATgagaaaagaatttattattatttctttttaacaaaaatttaagcTCGGACAACATTATATACCCAAAATACCCCTCAGGTTATCCCAAACTGTCTAAACTCCCCCACTCCTCTCAACATCATCtctttctaatcttcctccccCTAAAAACCAGCCATGGCTTCAAATTCAATCACCTCAACACTCCAATATCGGCTTGTAAACCACCCCCAAATCCTCAACTTCACATGGACTCAAAACCAAACCCCAGCTTCCTCCCCACACTTCCTTATTCTCTCCATCCTCACTTACCTCTCCCTCACATTCCTCCTCTACCACACATCAACATCAacatcaccaccaccatcaccTCTCATTGAACCCCACATCCTCAAGCCCATCACAGCCGTCCATAACCTcatcctcctcctcctctccCTCGTCATGGCCGTTGGTTGCACTCTCTCCATCGTCCTCCATTCACCCGACCTCCGTCACATCCTCTGTTTCCCCCCCACCATTTCTCCCTCCGGTCCCCTCTTCTTCTACGCTTACATCTTCTACCTCTCCAAAATACTCGAATTCCTAGACACCCTTTTGATCATTTTGTCAAACTCCATCCAACGGCTCACGTTCCTCCACGTCTACCACCATGCAACCGTCGTCGTAATGTGCTACCTTTGGTTACAGACGAAGCAGTCTTTGTTTCCTATCGCACTTGTCACCAATGCAAGTGTGCACGTGATCATGTACGGGTACTATCTATTGTGTGTGATGGGGTTGCGGCCAAAGTGGAAGAGATTGGTCACTGATTGTCAGATTGTTCAGTTTGTGTTTAGTTTTGTTGTTTCGGTTTTGATGctgtattatcattttacgGGATTTGGTTGCTCTGGGGTTTTGGGTTGGTGCTTCAATGTTGTGTTTAATGCTTCTCTTTTGAcactttttgttaattttcattccAAGAGCTACGCTAAAAAAAAGCAGGGATGATCAGAACAAATAGTTTTTGTGAttgtttttgtgtgtgtgatttgtttttttaagtttgattttgtttaattaagaAGGGTTGTGATCTGTTCATTGCAATTGACAGAGATGTTTTCGAAAGAATTGCGTGGGATATACACCGTTTCTCTCGTAATACCCAAAATATATCTCtatctattaaaatttgtaactttacatatacatacttaaaaaaccaaaaaaaataaaaaaatagccTCAATAAAATGccaccaaaaaattaatactcgACTCATTAAATTTACTTACTCGACTAGATATTCGATTTATTCAATTGCTTTCACTTTTTATTCAACTGAATGTTCAACTTACTAGACTTCAGACTCGACTTCGTACTCGATTAGATATTCGACTTATTCAATTACCTTCACTTCTTACTCGACTGAATGCTCAACTTACCAGACTTCATACCCGACTTCGTACTTGACTAGACACTCGACTTATTCAATTGCCTTCACTTCTTACTCGACTGAATGCTCAACTTATCAGACTTCATACCCGACTTCGTACTCGACTTATTGAATTGCCTTAACTTCTTACTCGACTGAATGCTCAACTTACCATACTTtacttctttaaaaatattaatacttGACCCGATGTACTTACCCGACTTAATACTCGAcctctttaaaaattacataaattttactcgacttgttcaaaaaatttacttgACTTTTACTTAATACTCGACTCAATTAATATGCTTACTCAACTTCCTACTGGACCATATACTCGACTTACTTATCTCCAATTCTTGCTCGACTAAATTCTCAATTTACCCGACTTCGTACTCAACATCTTCCTGCACTGAGAGGAAGAAATGTGTggattcttaatttttttaaggttattttttacttttcatatCTTCGTGaggtatatgtatataatagggtataaatttaatatttaaggacaaattagggatatttaaataaaaaacctaATGTTTTCAATTGCCTAGACTTTGTATTTTCAGTTTTAGTAATACA contains:
- the LOC102612452 gene encoding elongation of fatty acids protein 3-like produces the protein MASNSITSTLQYRLVNHPQILNFTWTQNQTPASSPHFLILSILTYLSLTFLLYHTSTSTSPPPSPLIEPHILKPITAVHNLILLLLSLVMAVGCTLSIVLHSPDLRHILCFPPTISPSGPLFFYAYIFYLSKILEFLDTLLIILSNSIQRLTFLHVYHHATVVVMCYLWLQTKQSLFPIALVTNASVHVIMYGYYLLCVMGLRPKWKRLVTDCQIVQFVFSFVVSVLMLYYHFTGFGCSGVLGWCFNVVFNASLLTLFVNFHSKSYAKKKQG